Proteins encoded together in one Anoxybacillus flavithermus window:
- a CDS encoding CopG family ribbon-helix-helix protein: MSESSATTEIVIRLPQALVSELDGIVKQENGSRNELIYQAMKMYIRERKKRQIREAMRRGYMEMAKINLSLASEAFLAEYEADHTVERLVSGG; this comes from the coding sequence GTGTCTGAATCCAGCGCAACAACAGAAATTGTTATTCGGTTACCACAGGCGTTAGTGAGCGAATTAGATGGAATTGTGAAGCAAGAAAACGGCAGCCGAAATGAACTGATTTATCAAGCGATGAAAATGTACATCCGTGAGCGGAAAAAACGTCAAATTCGAGAAGCGATGAGACGTGGGTATATGGAGATGGCGAAAATTAATTTGTCGCTTGCGTCGGAAGCTTTTCTTGCGGAATATGAAGCTGACCACACCGTTGAACGCTTAGTTAGCGGGGGGTAA
- the ndoA gene encoding type II toxin-antitoxin system endoribonuclease NdoA, which yields MIVKRGDVYFADLSPVVGSEQGGVRPVLVIQNDIGNRFSPTVIVAAITAQIQKAKLPTHVEIDARRYGFERDSVILLEQIRTIDKQRLTDKITHLDDEMMDKVDEALQISLGLIDF from the coding sequence TTGATTGTCAAACGTGGTGACGTGTATTTTGCCGATCTTTCTCCAGTAGTTGGATCAGAGCAAGGGGGCGTGCGCCCTGTGCTTGTTATTCAAAATGACATCGGGAACCGTTTTAGTCCAACCGTCATCGTTGCTGCCATTACTGCGCAAATCCAAAAAGCGAAGTTGCCTACACATGTTGAAATCGACGCAAGGCGCTACGGATTTGAACGGGACTCTGTCATTTTACTTGAACAAATTCGGACGATTGATAAACAACGTCTGACAGATAAGATTACCCATCTAGATGATGAGATGATGGATAAAGTAGATGAAGCGTTGCAAATTAGTCTCGGTCTTATTGATTTTTAA
- a CDS encoding Tex family protein: MELLKQLAAQLNIPFIHVQHVIQLHEEGNTIPFIARYRKEMTGALDEVQIRTILDEWNYLQNLAKRKEEVIRLIDEQGKLTDELKEAITKATKLQEVEDLYRPYKQKRRTKATIAKEKGLEPFAEWLLTFPNESIAERAQLFIDEQKEVHTIEEVIQGAKDIIAEKVSDDAAFRQWIRQQTWETGTIVSFGKETEKDEKRVFEMYYDHREPIAKAPAHRILAMNRGEKEGILRIDIDVDTDRMTAYIRKQIVTNEQASAAPIVVEAIEDAYKRLIAPSIERDVRNELTERAEERAIHIFAENLRNLLLQPPLKGKVVLGVDPAYRTGCKLAVVDETGKVLHIDVIYPHPPKNEVEKAKEKLKQLLHTYQVELIAIGNGTASRETEQFVADTISEWDGNVFYLIVNEAGASVYSASDLARKEFPHLQVEERSAVSIARRVQDPLAELVKIDPKSVGVGQYQHDVSQKKLEQSLQFVVETVVNQVGVNVNTASPTLLQYVSGLTKTVAENIVKYREEHGKFSNRTQLKHIPRLGAKTYEQCIGFLRILDGDEPLDRTPIHPERYEEVYQLLHRLGFSTEAIGSEQLRGALEGINIEEVAQELNIGTLTLQDIIDALNRPERDPRDDLPKPILKKHVLKMEDLRKGMELEGTVRNVVDFGVFVDIGVKQDGLVHISKLSTRYVKHPLDVVSVGDIVKVWVDSVDLQKERIALTMIPPTLENTLS, encoded by the coding sequence TTGGAGCTACTAAAGCAACTAGCTGCGCAATTAAACATTCCATTTATACATGTACAACACGTCATCCAACTTCATGAGGAAGGGAATACGATTCCGTTTATTGCGCGCTACCGAAAAGAAATGACTGGTGCGCTCGATGAAGTGCAAATTCGCACCATTTTAGATGAATGGAATTACTTGCAAAACTTAGCGAAACGAAAAGAAGAAGTGATTCGTTTAATCGATGAACAAGGAAAGTTAACGGATGAGCTGAAAGAAGCGATTACAAAAGCAACGAAACTGCAAGAGGTGGAAGATTTATATCGCCCGTATAAACAAAAACGACGAACGAAAGCGACAATCGCAAAAGAAAAAGGGCTAGAACCTTTTGCAGAATGGTTATTAACGTTTCCTAATGAGTCAATTGCAGAGCGAGCACAATTGTTTATTGATGAGCAAAAAGAAGTACATACGATCGAAGAAGTGATCCAAGGAGCGAAAGATATTATTGCTGAAAAAGTGTCAGATGATGCAGCCTTTCGGCAATGGATTCGTCAACAAACGTGGGAAACGGGCACTATTGTTTCTTTTGGGAAAGAAACGGAAAAAGACGAAAAGCGTGTATTTGAAATGTATTACGACCACCGTGAACCGATCGCCAAAGCACCTGCTCATCGTATTTTAGCGATGAATCGGGGTGAAAAAGAAGGAATTTTACGCATTGACATTGACGTAGATACGGACCGAATGACTGCATACATTCGTAAACAAATCGTAACGAACGAACAAGCATCGGCCGCTCCCATTGTTGTGGAAGCGATTGAAGATGCATATAAACGTTTAATTGCTCCGTCAATTGAACGGGATGTGCGAAATGAGTTGACAGAACGCGCGGAAGAACGAGCGATTCACATTTTCGCTGAAAATTTGCGTAATTTATTGTTACAACCACCATTAAAAGGGAAAGTTGTTTTGGGAGTAGACCCGGCGTATCGAACAGGATGTAAGTTAGCTGTCGTCGATGAAACGGGAAAAGTACTTCATATCGATGTCATTTACCCGCATCCTCCGAAAAATGAAGTTGAAAAAGCAAAAGAAAAATTAAAGCAATTACTTCATACGTATCAAGTGGAGCTAATTGCCATTGGGAACGGAACGGCATCGCGAGAGACAGAGCAGTTTGTAGCCGATACAATTTCTGAGTGGGACGGGAACGTGTTTTATTTGATCGTCAATGAAGCAGGGGCAAGTGTATATTCTGCATCAGATTTGGCGCGTAAAGAGTTTCCGCATTTGCAAGTGGAGGAGAGAAGCGCTGTCTCGATTGCCCGTCGTGTGCAAGATCCACTTGCTGAATTAGTAAAAATAGATCCAAAATCTGTTGGGGTCGGCCAATATCAACATGACGTGTCGCAAAAAAAGCTTGAGCAATCGTTGCAGTTTGTTGTTGAAACAGTAGTCAACCAAGTTGGTGTGAACGTTAATACTGCTTCTCCAACGTTATTGCAATATGTATCGGGCCTAACAAAGACGGTAGCTGAAAACATTGTGAAATATCGGGAAGAGCACGGGAAGTTCTCGAATCGCACGCAATTAAAACATATCCCACGCCTTGGCGCGAAAACGTACGAACAATGTATCGGGTTTTTACGTATTTTAGATGGGGATGAGCCGTTAGATCGCACACCAATTCACCCAGAGCGATATGAGGAAGTGTACCAACTGCTACATCGCCTTGGCTTTTCAACAGAGGCGATTGGAAGTGAGCAGTTGCGAGGGGCGCTTGAAGGAATTAACATCGAAGAGGTAGCACAAGAACTGAATATCGGCACATTGACACTTCAAGATATCATCGATGCATTGAATCGCCCGGAGCGTGACCCGCGTGATGATTTGCCAAAACCAATCTTAAAGAAACATGTGTTAAAGATGGAGGATTTAAGAAAGGGAATGGAGTTAGAAGGCACCGTACGAAACGTCGTCGATTTTGGGGTATTTGTAGATATTGGTGTGAAACAAGATGGACTTGTTCATATTTCGAAACTAAGTACGCGATATGTCAAACATCCGCTTGATGTTGTGTCTGTCGGAGATATTGTGAAAGTATGGGTTGATTCGGTCGATTTACAAAAAGAGCGCATCGCTTTAACAATGATTCCACCAACATTGGAAAACACACTGTCATGA
- the cmpA gene encoding cortex morphogenetic protein CmpA, whose translation MPMWLKNQMRRAYYEKNRAQIKLLNQCWFFYRKTHCS comes from the coding sequence ATGCCGATGTGGTTAAAAAATCAAATGCGGCGTGCATACTATGAGAAAAATCGCGCACAAATTAAACTTCTTAATCAATGTTGGTTTTTTTATCGGAAAACACACTGCTCATGA
- a CDS encoding SprT family protein, whose translation MDECELQALVERISLDVFHKPFRHRAVFNDRLRTTGGRYVLSTHHIELNRKYYEQYGEEELIQVIKHELCHYHLHLEGKGYRHRDRDFRELLQKVQAPRFCKPIVLPKKGKTYYYECTSCRYMYVRRKAIHTNRYVCGFCRGKLKKIKREC comes from the coding sequence ATGGATGAGTGTGAATTACAGGCGCTTGTTGAGCGCATATCGTTGGATGTATTCCATAAACCATTTCGTCATCGTGCGGTATTTAATGATCGATTACGCACGACTGGTGGGCGATATGTGCTTTCTACACATCATATCGAACTAAATAGAAAATATTATGAGCAGTACGGAGAAGAAGAACTCATTCAAGTCATTAAGCACGAATTATGTCACTATCATTTGCATCTTGAAGGAAAAGGCTATCGCCATCGCGATCGTGATTTTCGCGAATTATTACAAAAGGTACAAGCTCCACGTTTTTGTAAGCCTATTGTATTACCGAAGAAAGGGAAAACGTATTATTACGAATGTACATCATGTCGCTACATGTATGTGCGAAGAAAAGCAATACATACAAATCGATATGTATGTGGCTTTTGTCGTGGGAAATTGAAAAAAATAAAAAGAGAGTGTTGA